In Brettanomyces bruxellensis chromosome 8, complete sequence, a genomic segment contains:
- the CDC3 gene encoding Cell division control protein 3 translates to MTTDKSSVSVNADSSSFAASANTSSPVPNSSSGNQDQYASSAEGVSDTSNSKNAASVSVDGSEDAESKTATTDASGKSAAKAPVEHKVPIIKRKLNGYVGFANLPKQWHRKSIRRGFSFNLMVVGAKGLGKSTLINALFNKQLYKVDSAPKFSYRDPNEPVPVTIETVSSEIEENNVKLNLTVIDCPGFGENIDNTEVSWKPIVDEIDRRFDEYLEEETKVNRSTVVDNRVHALLYFIEPTGHALKPLDIEFMKQVHDKVNLIPVIARSDTLTEKEVESSKQMILEDIKNQGIRLFTPPIYENDDDETVASTKGISEKIPFAVVGSTNYIQTSDGRTVRGRSYPWGIIEVDNEEHCDFVKLRQLLIRNFMEELKETTGNSLYERYRSEKLEKLGIKQDDSVFKEFDPVLKQEEEKQLHEAKLNNMEAQMRSIFQQKVSREEKKLQETEADLFSKHKEMREKLLKQIKLLEEKKKDLQKAPVKTVSPKGYSSPQPNAQKQRKGFLR, encoded by the exons ATGACTACAGATA AATCTTCTGTCAGTGTGAATGCTGATAGCTCTTCATTTGCCGCCAGTGCCAACACGTCATCGCCTGTCCCAAATTCTTCCAGTGGAAATCAGGATCAGTACGCATCAAGTGCAGAGGGAGTTTCGGATACTTCCAATTCCAAGAATGCAGCTTCCGTGAGTGTCGATGGATCCGAAGATGCTGAAAGCAAAACGGCTACAACAGATGCTTCTGGAAAATCTGCAGCTAAGGCTCCAGTTGAGCATAAAGTCCCAATTATCAAGCGGAAATTGAATGGTTATGTTGGGTTTGCTAACTTACCCAAGCAATGGCATAGAAAGTCCATTCGTAGGGGATTCAGTTTTAATTTAATGGTTGTTGGTGCTAAGGGACTTGGAAAATCTACTCTGATCAACGCACTATTCAACAAGCAGTTGTACAAGGTTGACAGTGCTCCAAAGTTTTCCTACCGCGATCCAAATGAGCCTGTCCCTGTTACAATTGAAACAGTCAGCTCTGAAATCGAAGAGAATAATGTGAAGTTGAATCTCACTGTTATTGATTGCCCTGGATTTGGTGAAAACATCGATAACACCGAAGTTTCATGGAAGCCAATCGTTGACGAGATTGATCGTAGGTTTGATGAGTACTTGGAAGAGGAAACAAAGGTAAATCGTTCGACTGTTGTCGACAATAGAGTTCATGCTCTGCTTTACTTCATTGAGCCTACAGGACATGCTTTGAAACCCCTCGATATTGAATTCATGAAGCAAGTGCACGATAAGGTGAATCTTATCCCGGTGATTGCTCGCTCAGATACTCTTACCGAGAAGGAAGTTGAGAGCTCTAAACAGATGATCCTGGAAGACATCAAGAACCAGGGTATTCGTTTGTTTACCCCACCAATTTatgagaatgatgatgatgaaactgTTGCATCTACAAAGGGAATTTCCGAAAAAATACCATTTGCAGTTGTGGGATCTACAAACTACATTCAGACTTCAGATGGACGTACGGTTAGAGGACGGTCATATCCTTGGGGTATAATTGAGGTGGATAATGAGGAGCATTGCGACTTTGTTAAGCTGAGACAGCTTTTGATAAGAAACTTTATGGAGGAGTTGAAAGAGACTACCGGTAATTCTTTGTATGAAAGGTACAGAAGCGAGAAGTTGGAAAAGTTAGGAATAAAACAGGATGATTCCGTCTTTAAGGAGTTCGATCCAGTGTTGAAAcaggaagaggaaaagcagCTTCACGAGGCCAAGTTGAATAATATGGAGGCTCAAATGCGTTCGATCTTCCAACAGAAAGTTAgtagagaagaaaagaaattgcagGAGACGGAGGCTGATCTTTTCAGTAAGCACAAGGAAATGAGGGAAAAGTTGTTGAAGCAAATCAAATTGttggaggaaaagaagaaggatctTCAAAAGGCCCCTGTCAAGACTGTCTCTCCAAAAGGATATTCTTCCCCACAACCCAATGCCcagaagcaaagaaaggGATTCCTTCGCTAA
- the RFC4 gene encoding replication factor C subunit 4 has product MPATKYPLDLELPWVEKYRPRYLKDVVGNKDTIESLERIAQQGNMPHMILSGLPGIGKTTSIMCLARELFHDDQKLMKNAILELNASDDRGIDVVRNQIKQFAQKKVSLPPNREKIVVLDEADSMTPGAQQALRRTMEIYSNTTRFAFACNQSSKIIEPIQSRCAILRFSRLKDEEVLLALQRIVDKEKIEFTEDGLAALIFTAEGDMRQAINNLQSTYYGFNLVNAENVYKIVDSPHPLLISKMLMLATEGKIDESLDVLKQLWDKGYSAIDIITVSFRVMKTMYKLSEEKRLEVIRLIGFTHMRILDGVSTFLQLACMLSKIAMLEHKS; this is encoded by the coding sequence atgccGGCTACCAAATATCCTCTTGATCTTGAACTTCCATGGGTGGAAAAATATAGACCTCGATACCTCAAAGATGTGGTGGGAAATAAAGACACCATAGAATCTTTAGAGAGAATTGCCCAACAAGGAAATATGCCACATATGATTCTTTCCGGGCTTCCGGGTATCGGTAAAACAACGTCTATCATGTGTTTAGCTCGTGAATTGTTCCATGATGATCAAAAACtaatgaaaaatgcaatCTTAGAATTGAATGCATCCGATGATCGTGGAATTGATGTGGTGAGAAACCAGATCAAACAATTTGCACAGAAGAAGGTTTCACTACCCCCAAATAGAGAGAAGATAGTTGTGCTAGATGAAGCTGATTCCATGACACCTGGTGCACAACAGGCCTTGAGAAGGACAATGGAAATATACTCAAACACTACGCGTTTTGCGTTTGCATGCAACCAAAGTAGCAAGATAATCGAACCAATACAGAGTAGATGTGCAATTCTTAGATTTAGTCGGTTAAAGGATGAGGAAGTTCTATTAGCGCTCCAGAGAATCGtggataaagaaaaaattgaatttaCGGAGGATGGGTTAGCAGCATTGATATTCACAGCCGAAGGAGACATGAGACAAGCCATTAACAATCTTCAGAGTACATATTACGGATTTAATTTAGTGAATGCCGAAAATGTTTATAAGATTGTGGATTCACCACATCCCCTTTTGATCTCAAAAATGTTAATGCTTGCTACGGAGGGTAAAATTGACGAGAGTTTGGATGTTTTGAAACAACTTTGGGATAAGGGATATTCTGCGATTGACATTATAACTGTGAGCTTTAGGGTGATGAAAACTATGTACAAACtaagtgaagaaaaaaggttgGAAGTTATTCGACTCATAGGATTTACTCATATGAGAATCCTAGATGGAGTTTCAACATTTCTCCAATTGGCATGCATGCTATCGAAGATTGCAATGTTAGAGCACAAGAGCTAA